One Kribbella sp. NBC_00662 genomic region harbors:
- a CDS encoding GNAT family N-acetyltransferase has protein sequence MILVREIDPADLALFDEWYDAFRAGAVAGREAALMVGRETLGYSLRNPSPLKQRIAVGAFEDDRVLGGMLFEYRLTDNLDTVEVEIDVPAEHRRRGIGTALWQWAVTRSAQLGRTIVQTELGVPCEPWPGAAFAERLGFEVEHVEEHLVVPLPYDDLRLDELRESAGRPNGYQLTSWAGVCPPEHQQAYADLHTAMDLDVPTGGMTRELVPWTVEKLEASEARIDRNYLALVTMAHTDAGEPAGYTLLYLPRADAEHAQQDDTLVLREHRGHHLGTHLKLANLEQLAKHRTTQRFLHTWTALSNAPMRKVNARFGFRAVEQHRELELRLPRLRPAARAVIVDPDDRILLVRFEFSSGPVWATPGGGVEAGETLIEGLRRELVEEVGLSDFPDPPHLWHQEVVAEGHATGYDGVLNDYFLIRTAAFDPAGTMTAAELRAENVHGMKWWTLSELAAHDGRFAPRDLPALVDRLLRNGPPVVPTQLGL, from the coding sequence GTGATCTTGGTTCGCGAGATCGACCCGGCCGACCTGGCCTTGTTCGACGAGTGGTACGACGCCTTCCGGGCCGGCGCGGTCGCCGGCCGGGAGGCCGCGCTGATGGTCGGCCGGGAGACGCTCGGCTACTCGCTGCGCAACCCCAGCCCGCTGAAGCAGCGGATCGCCGTCGGCGCGTTCGAGGACGACCGGGTGCTCGGCGGGATGCTGTTCGAGTACCGCCTGACCGACAACCTCGACACGGTCGAGGTCGAGATCGACGTACCCGCGGAGCACCGGCGGCGCGGGATCGGTACGGCGCTGTGGCAGTGGGCGGTCACGCGGTCGGCGCAGCTCGGGCGGACCATCGTCCAGACCGAGCTCGGCGTACCGTGCGAGCCGTGGCCGGGGGCCGCGTTCGCGGAGCGGCTCGGCTTCGAGGTCGAGCACGTCGAGGAGCACCTCGTCGTACCGCTTCCCTACGACGACCTGCGGCTGGACGAGCTGCGCGAGTCGGCGGGCCGGCCGAACGGGTACCAGCTGACCTCGTGGGCGGGGGTGTGCCCGCCGGAACACCAGCAGGCGTACGCCGATCTGCACACCGCGATGGATCTTGACGTGCCGACCGGTGGCATGACCCGCGAGCTCGTGCCGTGGACGGTCGAGAAGCTCGAGGCCAGCGAGGCGCGGATCGACCGCAACTACCTCGCGCTGGTGACGATGGCGCACACGGACGCGGGCGAGCCGGCCGGGTACACGTTGCTGTACCTGCCGCGGGCCGACGCCGAACACGCCCAGCAGGACGACACGCTCGTACTGCGGGAGCATCGCGGCCACCACCTCGGCACCCACCTGAAGCTGGCGAATCTCGAACAGCTGGCGAAACACCGGACGACGCAGCGCTTCCTGCACACCTGGACCGCGCTGTCGAACGCCCCGATGCGCAAGGTCAACGCCCGCTTCGGCTTCCGCGCGGTCGAGCAACATCGCGAACTCGAACTCCGCCTTCCCCGGCTGCGTCCGGCGGCCCGGGCCGTGATCGTCGACCCGGACGACCGCATCCTGCTGGTCCGCTTCGAGTTCTCCAGCGGCCCGGTGTGGGCGACACCCGGCGGTGGCGTCGAGGCCGGCGAGACCTTGATCGAAGGGCTCCGCCGTGAACTCGTGGAGGAAGTCGGGCTGAGCGACTTCCCCGACCCACCGCACCTCTGGCACCAGGAAGTCGTTGCCGAAGGCCACGCAACTGGCTACGACGGCGTCCTCAACGACTACTTCCTGATCCGTACGGCGGCATTCGATCCGGCCGGCACGATGACCGCGGCCGAGCTCCGCGCCGAGAACGTACACGGCATGAAGTGGTGGACGCTGTCGGAGTTGGCTGCCCACGACGGCCGCTTCGCGCCGCGCGACCTGCCTGCCCTGGTCGACCGGTTGCTGAGGAACGGCCCGCCAGTGGTGCCCACGCAGCTCGGCCTGTGA
- a CDS encoding SAV_915 family protein produces the protein MSTRHTVDWFVPVRSAGDIATLQTGRLPDGLRVGIAFTTLDRLRAAAGVQEFMRLSEEALHDMLTPIGISRIQLDPTMVAVPVRGAVAS, from the coding sequence GTGAGCACTCGACATACCGTTGATTGGTTCGTCCCCGTCCGATCCGCCGGCGACATCGCCACCTTGCAGACCGGACGACTGCCCGACGGACTCCGCGTCGGCATCGCCTTCACCACGCTGGACCGGCTCCGCGCGGCAGCGGGCGTCCAGGAGTTCATGCGCCTCTCCGAAGAGGCCCTGCACGACATGCTGACGCCGATCGGGATCTCGAGGATCCAGCTCGACCCGACGATGGTCGCCGTACCGGTCAGAGGCGCCGTAGCCAGCTGA
- a CDS encoding ATP-binding cassette domain-containing protein has product MINVRQVTVRYGELTAVSDVSFTVPPGFVLAVSGPSGAGKSSLLWAIAGAVPVAKGQVEIDGLLIKDRPTAARHGVVLIPQGNGLARVLTARENLSIPLLAERKPSDEVERTIELALAGVGLEESGDHLVEELSGGEQQRVAVARGIAQQGRVILADESTSELDSTNRERVLDLLHEEARRGAAVVIATHDPNVADSADGHAVMDEGHLSWLRRL; this is encoded by the coding sequence GTGATCAACGTCAGGCAGGTGACGGTGCGGTACGGCGAGCTGACCGCGGTGTCCGACGTGTCGTTCACCGTTCCGCCCGGCTTCGTGCTCGCGGTCAGCGGACCCTCCGGCGCCGGCAAGAGCTCGTTGCTGTGGGCAATTGCCGGTGCAGTGCCGGTGGCGAAGGGGCAGGTCGAGATCGACGGGTTGCTGATCAAGGACCGGCCGACCGCGGCCCGGCACGGCGTCGTCCTGATTCCGCAGGGCAACGGGCTCGCGCGGGTGCTGACGGCCCGCGAGAACCTCTCGATCCCCTTGCTGGCCGAGCGAAAGCCGAGTGACGAGGTCGAGCGGACGATCGAGCTGGCGCTCGCGGGTGTCGGGCTCGAGGAGAGCGGCGACCACCTGGTCGAGGAGCTGTCCGGTGGCGAGCAGCAGCGGGTCGCGGTCGCTCGCGGGATCGCCCAGCAGGGCCGGGTGATCCTCGCGGACGAGTCGACCAGCGAGCTCGACAGCACCAACCGCGAACGCGTCCTCGACCTGCTGCACGAGGAAGCCCGCCGCGGCGCGGCAGTCGTGATCGCCACCCACGACCCCAACGTCGCCGACAGCGCCGACGGCCACGCCGTGATGGACGAGGGCCACCTCAGCTGGCTACGGCGCCTCTGA
- a CDS encoding ABC transporter ATP-binding protein, with protein sequence MSGLAISTTGLVHIYRAHGHDVAALSGIGITVRPGELVGLLGPSGAGKSTLLQLCGGLLTPSAGRLQVGEHNVATMTDAELDRMRSGDVGIVLQGAGRNLIPYLTPADNIRYAQQAAPDDRDLPTPQTILELVGLGNHAATPLSQLTPGQVQLCAVAVGIATLPGLLLADEPTSQLDHHARDEVLAALRTINTETGMTVLLVTHDPEVAATLPRTITIRDGRIASEGRSGEEYAVVAVDGSLPLPPHVAELLPAGTLVQVTTDDGIIRLTPVEQEGNQ encoded by the coding sequence GTGAGCGGCCTGGCGATCAGTACGACGGGACTCGTGCACATCTACCGTGCTCACGGCCATGACGTCGCCGCCCTTTCCGGTATCGGGATCACCGTCCGGCCCGGTGAGCTGGTCGGACTGCTCGGACCCTCCGGCGCCGGGAAGTCGACGCTGCTCCAGCTGTGCGGCGGTCTGCTCACGCCCAGCGCGGGCCGGCTGCAGGTCGGCGAGCACAACGTCGCCACGATGACGGACGCCGAGCTGGACCGGATGCGGTCCGGTGACGTCGGCATCGTGCTGCAAGGTGCCGGACGCAACCTCATCCCGTACCTGACCCCGGCCGACAACATCCGCTACGCCCAACAGGCCGCACCCGATGACCGCGACCTGCCGACCCCGCAGACCATTCTCGAACTCGTTGGCCTGGGCAACCATGCGGCGACACCCCTGTCCCAGTTGACACCCGGGCAGGTCCAGCTGTGTGCCGTTGCCGTCGGCATCGCCACCCTGCCCGGCCTGCTCCTGGCCGACGAGCCGACCAGTCAGCTCGACCACCACGCCCGCGACGAGGTTCTCGCAGCGCTCCGCACCATCAACACCGAAACCGGGATGACCGTCCTGCTCGTCACCCACGACCCGGAGGTCGCCGCGACGCTCCCCCGCACGATCACCATCCGCGACGGCCGGATCGCGTCCGAGGGCCGGTCGGGCGAGGAGTACGCCGTGGTCGCGGTGGACGGATCGTTGCCGCTGCCACCGCATGTGGCCGAGCTGTTGCCGGCCGGGACCCTCGTCCAGGTGACGACGGACGACGGCATCATCCGGCTCACCCCGGTGGAACAGGAGGGGAACCAGTGA
- a CDS encoding FtsX-like permease family protein: protein MFLGRALRYRWAQALVLTGISLLIGACAVFGPWFARAVEQTVMTETLSGQRLPASWLLASPGPQVGVTTRPEDLDKLLPSDLKPLFTPPLHGIYNDVSWSIPATAGDPSPGARVRWRDGYCAQLDVTEGRCPQAANEVIASTVDKTTWEFRLGTTLAATPSDVGKGGGRLTIVGFYQPKEARGDFWYGDYPTGHSHKPADKDPGAANELFTESSTFAGNKWTQRVTSDFRPIPGVARLGDLDRLKDATETVNGNAREIGVPAQNTSSLATLVDQIQAERKQATTIIPLVMVQVALFAVVVLALALAAVVDQRRPEIALSRLRGSSARRTQRTLCIELGLPVLIGTLLGGLAGFALLLVVRATWLRHGAPVELPWTVPAALAIAAVLALVVVVLQVRGTVRQSISNLLRRVLPLRRGRTIGVADLCVIVFAVAGLIAALTGDGRGPLPVLTPALLGLAAGLIFAHLLLPTAGLISRRALRRGRLGLALGALQISRRPAVTRIVAAVAVAAALLTFAGQASSIAAANRETRSGYETGAEGVLRMNALYLGEFMQTVNQIDPDRHWLTPVVISRPGSPDTLQTEMIEPDSFRRVAFQGEQLTDAQGWQKLQAPSDLTPLTFRSSQLTATVAVNGIKPLISRAANGDEIDGGTPKSVVLRANVVSHRDGSRFLVTFPPIRFPSAKPVVLRADVDCLGGCDLLRLGIGREALDPAGVQGNVVISNISSDDHPTIALGKSDDWQTVPQLGSDQSSIAAEPGGALTIAMKSFGADMFLQYATVPPVVPALVTPEYHWVDNATTSPAADGSPMTLARIDRLRGPVNRYGDRTAVVDLETVRRLGGVVDEGGTDFELWLNKDGLANVDAITDKLVKAGYNADLIDRRDDRIAAYGRSASALALQLTPVVGIAAWVLAIVVLLLTVVTSWRSRAQDYASLKITGVPASATGRAARWEQTGPVALAVLLGTVCGLVGAHVALPLIPLFATSGGPVPLDLGISWPVALILWAGGTAILAATTLFLGSGVNRRSTYNRIREELT from the coding sequence ATGTTCCTGGGACGGGCGCTGCGGTATCGCTGGGCACAGGCCCTGGTACTGACCGGCATCAGCCTGCTGATCGGCGCCTGCGCCGTCTTCGGGCCGTGGTTCGCCCGCGCCGTCGAGCAGACCGTGATGACCGAGACCCTGTCCGGCCAGCGCCTGCCCGCGTCCTGGCTGCTCGCCTCACCGGGTCCGCAGGTCGGGGTCACCACCCGCCCGGAGGACCTCGACAAGCTCCTCCCCAGTGATCTCAAGCCGCTGTTCACCCCGCCCCTGCACGGCATCTACAACGACGTCAGCTGGAGCATCCCGGCCACCGCGGGCGATCCGTCGCCCGGCGCCCGCGTGCGCTGGCGGGACGGGTACTGCGCCCAGCTCGACGTCACCGAGGGCCGCTGCCCGCAGGCGGCGAACGAGGTGATCGCCTCCACGGTCGACAAGACCACCTGGGAGTTCCGCCTCGGCACCACCCTGGCCGCGACGCCGAGCGATGTCGGCAAGGGCGGCGGCCGGCTCACCATCGTCGGCTTCTACCAGCCCAAGGAGGCGCGCGGCGATTTCTGGTACGGCGACTATCCGACCGGCCACTCGCACAAGCCGGCGGACAAGGACCCGGGCGCCGCCAACGAGCTCTTCACCGAGAGTTCGACCTTCGCCGGGAACAAGTGGACCCAGCGGGTCACGTCGGACTTCCGGCCGATCCCCGGCGTGGCCCGGCTCGGCGACCTCGATCGCCTGAAAGACGCGACCGAGACCGTGAACGGCAACGCCCGCGAGATCGGCGTACCCGCGCAGAACACGTCCTCGCTGGCCACTCTCGTCGACCAGATCCAGGCGGAGCGGAAGCAGGCGACCACGATCATCCCGCTGGTGATGGTGCAGGTCGCGCTGTTCGCGGTCGTCGTACTGGCGCTCGCACTGGCGGCCGTGGTCGACCAGCGGCGACCCGAGATCGCTCTGTCCCGTCTGCGTGGCTCGTCCGCGCGCCGGACCCAGCGCACGCTGTGCATCGAACTCGGCCTGCCCGTACTCATCGGCACCCTCCTCGGCGGCCTCGCGGGCTTCGCGCTGCTGCTGGTCGTCCGCGCGACCTGGCTCCGGCACGGCGCACCGGTCGAACTGCCCTGGACGGTCCCGGCCGCGCTCGCGATCGCCGCCGTACTCGCACTGGTCGTCGTCGTGCTCCAGGTCCGGGGCACCGTCCGGCAGTCGATCTCCAACCTGCTCCGGCGCGTCCTCCCGCTGCGGCGCGGTCGGACCATCGGCGTCGCCGACCTGTGCGTCATCGTCTTCGCAGTGGCTGGGCTGATCGCGGCGCTGACCGGGGACGGGCGCGGTCCGTTGCCGGTCCTCACGCCCGCCCTGCTCGGGCTCGCGGCCGGGCTCATCTTCGCGCACCTACTACTCCCGACCGCCGGGCTGATCAGCCGCCGGGCACTCCGCCGAGGGCGGCTCGGCCTCGCGCTCGGCGCACTGCAGATCTCGCGTCGTCCCGCCGTCACCCGGATCGTCGCGGCCGTCGCGGTCGCCGCCGCGCTCCTCACCTTCGCCGGCCAGGCCTCGTCGATCGCCGCCGCCAACCGCGAGACCCGCTCCGGCTACGAAACCGGCGCCGAGGGCGTACTGCGGATGAACGCCCTCTATCTGGGCGAGTTCATGCAGACGGTCAACCAGATCGACCCGGACCGGCATTGGCTGACCCCGGTCGTGATCTCTCGGCCGGGCTCCCCCGACACGCTGCAGACCGAGATGATCGAGCCGGACAGCTTCCGCCGGGTCGCGTTCCAGGGTGAACAGCTCACCGACGCGCAGGGCTGGCAGAAGCTGCAGGCACCGAGTGACCTCACGCCGCTCACGTTCCGCAGTTCACAGCTGACGGCAACTGTCGCGGTGAACGGGATCAAGCCACTGATCAGCCGCGCCGCCAACGGCGACGAGATCGACGGCGGTACGCCGAAGTCCGTCGTACTGCGGGCGAACGTGGTCAGCCACCGCGACGGGTCCCGCTTCCTGGTCACGTTCCCGCCGATCCGGTTCCCGTCGGCCAAGCCGGTCGTGCTGCGGGCCGACGTCGACTGCCTCGGCGGCTGCGACCTGCTGCGTCTCGGCATCGGCCGCGAGGCGCTCGACCCGGCCGGCGTCCAAGGCAACGTTGTGATCAGCAACATCTCCAGCGACGACCACCCGACGATTGCCCTGGGCAAGTCGGACGACTGGCAGACCGTCCCGCAGCTCGGCTCCGACCAGAGCTCGATCGCGGCCGAGCCGGGCGGTGCGCTGACCATCGCGATGAAGAGCTTCGGCGCTGACATGTTCCTGCAGTACGCAACGGTACCGCCCGTCGTGCCCGCGCTGGTCACCCCGGAGTACCACTGGGTCGACAACGCGACCACCAGCCCGGCGGCCGACGGCAGCCCGATGACCCTCGCCCGGATCGACCGGCTCCGCGGACCCGTCAACCGGTACGGCGATCGCACCGCCGTCGTCGATCTCGAGACGGTACGGCGGCTCGGCGGCGTCGTCGACGAGGGCGGCACGGACTTCGAGCTCTGGCTGAACAAGGACGGGCTGGCGAACGTCGACGCGATCACCGACAAGCTCGTCAAGGCCGGGTACAACGCCGACCTGATCGACCGCCGCGACGACCGGATCGCGGCGTACGGGCGTTCGGCGAGCGCGCTCGCGCTGCAGCTGACCCCGGTGGTCGGCATCGCGGCGTGGGTGCTGGCGATCGTCGTACTGCTGCTGACCGTCGTCACGTCGTGGCGGTCGCGGGCGCAGGACTACGCGAGCCTGAAGATCACCGGCGTACCGGCGAGTGCGACCGGGCGGGCCGCCCGCTGGGAGCAGACCGGTCCGGTCGCGCTGGCCGTCCTGCTCGGGACGGTCTGCGGACTGGTCGGCGCACACGTCGCGCTGCCGCTGATACCCCTGTTCGCAACGAGCGGCGGACCGGTGCCGCTCGACCTCGGCATCAGCTGGCCGGTCGCACTGATCCTCTGGGCCGGAGGTACGGCGATCCTCGCGGCCACGACGCTGTTCCTCGGCAGCGGCGTCAACAGACGCTCCACCTACAACCGCATCCGGGAGGAGCTGACGTGA
- a CDS encoding aldo/keto reductase has product MRESQLGDLTVSALGLGCMGMSQSYGVRADDAESIATLHAAIDAGCTFLDTADVYGDGENEELVGRALAGRRDEVVLATKFGFKRPASSSALPSVVDGSPSYAREALDASLRRLGVDHVDLWYLHRRDPQVPIEETVGAMASMVEAGKVRYIGLSEVNGDTVRAAHAVHPITAVQSEWSLWTRDPETVVLPTLRELGVGFVPFSPLGRGFLTGQIKSEADFPEDDMRRGLPRFQGENFQRNLDLVAQVQALALEKGVTPGQLALAWLLAQGNDVVPIPGTKRRTYLAENLGALDVTLSADELAALEATFPADAVAGQRYTDSGMGLVGK; this is encoded by the coding sequence ATGCGTGAATCCCAGCTCGGTGACCTGACCGTTTCCGCCCTCGGCCTCGGCTGCATGGGGATGTCCCAGTCGTACGGCGTCCGGGCCGACGACGCCGAGTCGATCGCGACGCTGCACGCGGCGATCGACGCGGGCTGCACCTTCCTCGACACCGCCGACGTGTACGGCGACGGCGAGAACGAGGAGCTCGTCGGCCGCGCGCTGGCCGGGCGCCGCGACGAGGTCGTGCTCGCGACCAAGTTCGGTTTCAAGCGGCCCGCTTCGAGCTCGGCGCTGCCGAGCGTCGTCGACGGCTCGCCTTCCTATGCGCGTGAGGCCCTGGACGCTTCGCTGCGGCGGCTCGGTGTCGACCATGTCGATCTGTGGTACTTGCACCGGCGCGACCCGCAGGTGCCGATCGAGGAGACCGTCGGCGCGATGGCTTCGATGGTGGAGGCAGGGAAGGTGCGGTACATCGGGCTGTCCGAGGTGAACGGCGACACGGTCCGGGCGGCGCACGCAGTACATCCGATCACCGCCGTACAGAGTGAATGGTCGCTGTGGACGCGCGACCCGGAGACCGTCGTCCTGCCGACACTGCGGGAGCTGGGGGTCGGGTTCGTGCCGTTCAGCCCGCTCGGGCGCGGGTTCCTGACCGGGCAGATCAAGTCGGAGGCGGACTTCCCCGAGGACGACATGCGGCGCGGGCTGCCGCGGTTCCAGGGTGAGAACTTCCAGCGGAACCTCGACCTGGTCGCGCAGGTGCAGGCTTTGGCTTTGGAGAAGGGTGTTACACCGGGGCAGCTGGCGCTGGCGTGGTTGCTTGCGCAGGGCAATGATGTGGTGCCGATCCCGGGGACGAAGCGGCGGACGTACCTGGCCGAGAACCTGGGTGCGCTGGACGTCACGCTTTCTGCCGACGAGCTGGCCGCTTTGGAGGCGACGTTCCCGGCGGATGCGGTGGCGGGGCAGCGGTACACCGACAGCGGGATGGGCCTGGTGGGCAAGTGA
- a CDS encoding SDR family oxidoreductase produces the protein MIGVTGSTGQLGSRIVARLAGVPLRLIVRDPGRAPSVPGASVVQAAYGEHAALLNALDGVDVLMLLSATESADRVALHKATVDAAVAAGVQRIVYTSFVGASPGATFTFARDHWHTEEHIRSTGVDFTFLRDNLYLDFVSGGVGEDGVIRGPAGDGRVAAVSRDDVAAVAATVLLSTNSSIPVASSTPSTPTAVGAPGASDGRTRIASDHSGATYDLTGPRAFTLAEAAAVLTDAWGRKIRYEPETLDEAFRSRESYGAPAWEVAGWVTSYAAIASGELSQVSTAVRDITGVEPTGLEEYVRAR, from the coding sequence GTGATCGGTGTCACCGGGTCGACCGGACAGCTCGGTTCCCGGATCGTGGCGCGGTTGGCCGGCGTACCGCTGCGGTTGATCGTGCGGGATCCGGGCCGGGCTCCTTCGGTGCCTGGTGCGTCGGTCGTGCAGGCGGCGTACGGGGAGCATGCGGCGCTGCTGAACGCGCTCGACGGGGTCGACGTACTGATGTTGCTGAGCGCAACCGAGTCGGCGGATCGGGTGGCGTTGCACAAGGCAACCGTCGACGCGGCGGTGGCGGCCGGGGTGCAGCGGATCGTCTACACGTCGTTCGTCGGGGCGTCGCCGGGGGCGACGTTCACGTTTGCGCGGGATCACTGGCACACGGAGGAGCACATCCGCTCGACGGGTGTCGACTTCACGTTCCTGCGGGACAACCTGTACCTCGACTTCGTGTCCGGCGGCGTGGGGGAGGACGGGGTGATCCGCGGTCCCGCCGGCGACGGCCGGGTCGCGGCCGTCTCCCGCGACGATGTCGCCGCCGTCGCAGCCACGGTGCTCCTCTCGACCAACTCGTCCATCCCGGTCGCCTCATCGACTCCGTCCACTCCGACCGCCGTGGGCGCCCCAGGTGCCTCGGACGGCCGGACTCGGATCGCCTCCGACCACTCCGGCGCGACCTACGACCTCACCGGGCCCCGCGCGTTCACGCTCGCCGAGGCAGCCGCGGTCCTGACCGACGCCTGGGGCCGCAAGATCCGGTACGAGCCGGAGACCCTCGACGAGGCCTTCCGGTCCCGCGAGTCGTACGGCGCTCCCGCCTGGGAGGTCGCCGGCTGGGTGACGTCGTACGCCGCCATCGCCAGCGGCGAACTCAGCCAGGTGTCGACCGCCGTACGCGACATCACCGGCGTCGAGCCGACCGGCCTGGAGGAGTATGTCCGCGCTCGGTGA
- the recO gene encoding DNA repair protein RecO — MPLYRDQAIVLRTQKLGEADRIATLLTRANGKVRAVAKGVRRTSSRFGARLEPFSHVDLQLATGRTLDVVTQAESIAAYGEGIVGDYARYTTGTVLLETADRLVVEEKEPATQQHLLLAGALRVLSTGEREPGLVLDSFLLRSLSISGYAPSFDDCARCGEPGPHRAFNPASGGMVCTTCRPPASAMPSPATVTHLGALLTGDWPTALKADPRTRRESTGLIAAFFTYHQENQLRSLPHLDLTSGAS; from the coding sequence GTGCCGCTCTACCGGGATCAGGCGATCGTGCTGCGCACCCAGAAGCTGGGTGAAGCGGACCGGATCGCCACGCTCCTGACCCGCGCCAACGGCAAGGTCCGCGCGGTCGCCAAGGGAGTCCGCCGTACGTCGTCCCGCTTCGGCGCCCGGCTCGAGCCGTTCAGCCACGTCGACCTGCAACTCGCGACCGGCCGGACACTCGACGTGGTCACGCAGGCCGAGTCGATCGCGGCGTACGGCGAGGGCATCGTCGGCGACTACGCCCGGTACACGACCGGCACCGTCCTGCTCGAGACCGCCGACCGCCTCGTCGTCGAGGAGAAGGAACCCGCTACCCAGCAGCACCTCCTGCTCGCCGGCGCCCTCCGCGTCCTGTCCACCGGCGAACGCGAGCCCGGCCTGGTCCTCGACTCCTTCCTCCTCCGCTCCCTGTCGATCTCCGGCTACGCCCCCTCTTTCGACGACTGCGCCCGCTGCGGCGAACCAGGCCCCCACCGAGCCTTCAACCCCGCCTCCGGCGGCATGGTCTGCACCACCTGCCGCCCCCCAGCCTCAGCCATGCCCAGCCCCGCCACCGTCACCCACCTCGGCGCCCTCCTAACCGGCGACTGGCCCACCGCCCTCAAAGCCGACCCCCGAACCCGCCGAGAATCCACCGGCCTGATAGCCGCCTTCTTCACCTACCACCAAGAAAACCAACTCCGCTCCCTCCCCCACCTAGACCTAACCTCAGGAGCCTCCTAA